In a single window of the Drosophila subpulchrella strain 33 F10 #4 breed RU33 chromosome X, RU_Dsub_v1.1 Primary Assembly, whole genome shotgun sequence genome:
- the LOC119558323 gene encoding neurogenic protein mastermind isoform X3, which produces MPKCDVKTRYIPATFAWMVLLLTTCLFFFYPCQYYVKSHPWVLAYQGVITFFVLANFTLATFMDPGIIPKASPDEDCEEELRAPLYKNAEINGITVKMKWCVTCKFYRPPRCSHCSVCNHCIETFDHHCPWVNNCIGRRNYRFFFFFLVSLSIHMLSIFSLCLVYVLKIMPNIRDTAPIVAMILMGLVTILAIPIFGLTGFHMVLVSRGRTTNEQVTGKFKGGYNPFSRGCWHNCCYTQFGPQYPSLLNPKKYASRRSQVQNQAISTICNDRSGQQTGAGGGAGGNGTAAAVGGGAVGSGGGGGGMRGTAVQYSPRSFYDATREKRGIQLSPGRECSDTDLEPPPASQSQDCEPTPPLQRHNSSSFYLPQVSDAGGLNGSVSTGGGGGGGGGGGDSPRHMRLYHPRHSPHARPRGLDPQRGYTSDALSPDHPVGYGVGVNGPQQQQQQQQQQALAAAAAAAAVAAQNQRSATTTATPTMQQRIKPLGVATPLVMASPVRRSNPGTPTQPRRPDFIGLNAQAVAQQQQQQQQQQAAAAAAYYEYTSGLPPQHPQAPSIQQQQQQLLLQQQRVLMQHQQQQQALQQQQQQQAAVHAAHPQHAALAQAAYGGSPQRRFLSEGELVRQGAGGGVAGGELSYARSNNTVDNIRELAGSPQRGVYMWKDTSPGFTSSVGQQQQQQQQQLGQQVVSSGIGSSAGTLSSSGAAAVGVMPHAQYMQAGGGAHPLIMTHSRLQDYAIQQQQQQQQAAAAAAAAASYHRSNPTSPTTMPQVSGAGQSYIVRYGGGGAAGAGGSSGSLASVTATNPASGGGGYQPALRGGVAVFPPNPLGNPQTQPSPQIKRKQTPTRPMSFVRALEMTDSMEMQSLEQQQNGGIPGSGSVGNNQQAGGGGGGGGGGGGHLMQSNASNSGTPDRASIYDMNYEISV; this is translated from the exons CTGCCAGTACTACGTGAAGAGCCATCCATGGGTGCTGGCCTACCAGGGCGTGATCACATTCTTCGTGCTGGCCAACTTCACGCTGGCCACCTTCATGGACCCGGGCATCATCCCCAAAG CCTCGCCCGACGAAGACTGCGAGGAGGAGCTGCGCGCCCCGCTCTACAAGAATGCCGAGATCAACGGCATCACCGTCAAGATGAAGTGGTGCGTCACCTGTAAGTTCTACCGCCCGCCACGCTGCTCCCACTGCTCCGTCTGCAACCACTGCATAGAG ACCTTCGATCATCACTGTCCGTGGGTCAACAACTGCATCGGCAGGCGGAACTACAGGTTCTTTTTCTTCTTCCTGGTATCGCTATCCATTCACATGCTGAGCATCTTCTCGCTGTGCCTGGTCTACGTGCTGAAGATAATGCCCAACATCAGGGACACGGCGCCCATTGTCGC CATGATCCTGATGGGCCTGGTGACCATTTTGGCCATCCCCATTTTCGGTCTGACCGGCTTCCACATGGTTCTGGTGTCACGGGGTCGGACGACCAACGAACAGGTGACGGGAAAGTTCAAAGGTGGCTACAATCCGTTCTcgcgcggctgctggcacaaCTGCTGCTACACACAGTTCGGACCCCAGTATCCCAG CTTACTGAACCCGAAGAAGTACGCCTCGCGGAGGTCGCAGGTGCAGAACCAGGCGATCAGCACCATTTGCAACGACAGGAGCGGACAGCAGACGGGCGCCGGGGGCGGGGCCGGCGGCAATGGGACCGCCGCAGCGGTGGGCGGCGGAGCGGTGGGCAGCGGGGGAGGCGGGGGCGGTATGCGCGGCACTGCGGTGCAGTACTCACCACGCTCCTTCTACGACGCGACCCGCGAGAAGCGCGGAATTCAG CTTTCGCCGGGACGGGAGTGCTCCGACACGGACCTGGAGCCCCCGCCGGCCTCCCAGAGCCAGGACTGCGAGCCCACGCCCCCGCTGCAGCGCCACAACTCCAGCAGCTTCTACCTGCCGCAGGTGAGCGATGCCGGCGGTCTGAACGGCAGCGTTTCCACgggcggcggcggaggaggagggggCGGAGGCGGGGACTCACCGCGCCACATGCGTCTCTACCATCCGCGTCACAGTCCGCACGCGAGGCCCAG GGGTCTGGATCCGCAGCGGGGCTATACGAGTGATGCCCTATCGCCGGACCATCCCGTGGGCTATGGCGTCGGCGTCAACGGaccgcagcaacagcagcagcagcaacaacaacaggcactggcggcggcagcggcggcggcggcggtggcagCACAAAATCAACGCAGCGCAACTACcacggccacgcccaccatGCAGCAGCGGATCAAGCCGCTGGGCGTGGCCACGCCCCTGGTGATGGCGAGTCCAGTGCGAAG ATCTAACCCGGGCACGCCCACCCAGCCGAGACGCCCCGATTTCATCGGACTGAACGCCCAGGCGGtggcgcagcagcagcagcagcaacagcaacaacaggcagcggcagcagcggcCTACTACGAGTACACCAGCGGTCTGCCGCCGCAGCATCCGCAGGCGCCCAGcatccagcagcagcagcagcaactgctcCTCCAGCAGCAGCGCGTCCTCATgcagcaccagcaacagcagcagg ccctgcagcagcagcagcagcaacaggcaGCGGTGCATGCCGCCCATCCGCAGCACGCTGCTTTGGCGCAGGCGGCCTACGGCGGCAGTCCGCAGCGGCGCTTCCTCTCCGAGGGCGAACTGGTGCGCCAGGGTGCCGGCGGAGGCGTGGCCGGCGGCGAGCTGTCCTACGCGCGCTCCAACAACACGGTGGATAACATACGAGAGCTGGCCGGCAGTCCGCAGCGAGGCGTTTACATGTGGAAGGACACGTCGCCGGGCTTCACCAGCTCCGTtggacaacaacaacagcagcagcagcagcagctgggaCAGCAGGTGGTCAGCAGTGGTATTGGCAGCAGTGCGGGCACGCTGTCCAGCAGTGGAGCCGCCGCCGTCGGTGTGATGCCGCATGCCCAGTACATGCAGGCGGGCGGTGGAGCCCATCCGCTGATAATGACGCACTCGCGACTCCAGGACTATGCCatccagcagcaacagcagcaacaacaggcggcggcagcagcggcggcagcagcCTCATATCATCGCTCCAATCCGACTAGTCCCACCACCATGCCACAGGTGTCCGGAGCCGGCCAGAGCTATATAGTGCGCTATGGAGGCGGCGGAGCGGCTGGAGCCGGCGGCAGCAGTGGCAGCTTGGCCAGCGTGACGGCCACCAATCCAGCCAGCGGAGGGGGAGGCTATCAGCCGGCACTGCGCGGCGGAGTGGCCGTGTTTCCGCCCAATCCGCTGGGCAATCCTCAGACGCAGCCCTCGCCACAGATCAAGCGAAAACAAACGCCCACGCGGCCCATGAGCTTTGTGCGTGCGCTGGAAATGACCGACTCCATGGAGATGCAATCGctggagcagcagcagaacGGCGGAATTCCCGGCAGCGGATCGGTGGGAAACAATCAGCAGGCTGgaggaggcggcggcggcggaggtggtggtggtggacaCCTGATGCAGAGCAACGCCTCCAATTCGGGCACTCCGGATAGAGCCAGCATCTACGACATGAACTACGAGATCTCCGTATAA
- the LOC119558323 gene encoding neurogenic protein mastermind isoform X4, whose translation MPKCDVKTRYIPATFAWMVLLLTTCLFFFYPCQYYVKSHPWVLAYQGVITFFVLANFTLATFMDPGIIPKDCEEELRAPLYKNAEINGITVKMKWCVTCKFYRPPRCSHCSVCNHCIETFDHHCPWVNNCIGRRNYRFFFFFLVSLSIHMLSIFSLCLVYVLKIMPNIRDTAPIVAMILMGLVTILAIPIFGLTGFHMVLVSRGRTTNEQVTGKFKGGYNPFSRGCWHNCCYTQFGPQYPSLLNPKKYASRRSQVQNQAISTICNDRSGQQTGAGGGAGGNGTAAAVGGGAVGSGGGGGGMRGTAVQYSPRSFYDATREKRGIQLSPGRECSDTDLEPPPASQSQDCEPTPPLQRHNSSSFYLPQVSDAGGLNGSVSTGGGGGGGGGGGDSPRHMRLYHPRHSPHARPRGLDPQRGYTSDALSPDHPVGYGVGVNGPQQQQQQQQQQALAAAAAAAAVAAQNQRSATTTATPTMQQRIKPLGVATPLVMASPVRRSNPGTPTQPRRPDFIGLNAQAVAQQQQQQQQQQAAAAAAYYEYTSGLPPQHPQAPSIQQQQQQLLLQQQRVLMQHQQQQQALQQQQQQQAAVHAAHPQHAALAQAAYGGSPQRRFLSEGELVRQGAGGGVAGGELSYARSNNTVDNIRELAGSPQRGVYMWKDTSPGFTSSVGQQQQQQQQQLGQQVVSSGIGSSAGTLSSSGAAAVGVMPHAQYMQAGGGAHPLIMTHSRLQDYAIQQQQQQQQAAAAAAAAASYHRSNPTSPTTMPQVSGAGQSYIVRYGGGGAAGAGGSSGSLASVTATNPASGGGGYQPALRGGVAVFPPNPLGNPQTQPSPQIKRKQTPTRPMSFVRALEMTDSMEMQSLEQQQNGGIPGSGSVGNNQQAGGGGGGGGGGGGHLMQSNASNSGTPDRASIYDMNYEISV comes from the exons CTGCCAGTACTACGTGAAGAGCCATCCATGGGTGCTGGCCTACCAGGGCGTGATCACATTCTTCGTGCTGGCCAACTTCACGCTGGCCACCTTCATGGACCCGGGCATCATCCCCAAAG ACTGCGAGGAGGAGCTGCGCGCCCCGCTCTACAAGAATGCCGAGATCAACGGCATCACCGTCAAGATGAAGTGGTGCGTCACCTGTAAGTTCTACCGCCCGCCACGCTGCTCCCACTGCTCCGTCTGCAACCACTGCATAGAG ACCTTCGATCATCACTGTCCGTGGGTCAACAACTGCATCGGCAGGCGGAACTACAGGTTCTTTTTCTTCTTCCTGGTATCGCTATCCATTCACATGCTGAGCATCTTCTCGCTGTGCCTGGTCTACGTGCTGAAGATAATGCCCAACATCAGGGACACGGCGCCCATTGTCGC CATGATCCTGATGGGCCTGGTGACCATTTTGGCCATCCCCATTTTCGGTCTGACCGGCTTCCACATGGTTCTGGTGTCACGGGGTCGGACGACCAACGAACAGGTGACGGGAAAGTTCAAAGGTGGCTACAATCCGTTCTcgcgcggctgctggcacaaCTGCTGCTACACACAGTTCGGACCCCAGTATCCCAG CTTACTGAACCCGAAGAAGTACGCCTCGCGGAGGTCGCAGGTGCAGAACCAGGCGATCAGCACCATTTGCAACGACAGGAGCGGACAGCAGACGGGCGCCGGGGGCGGGGCCGGCGGCAATGGGACCGCCGCAGCGGTGGGCGGCGGAGCGGTGGGCAGCGGGGGAGGCGGGGGCGGTATGCGCGGCACTGCGGTGCAGTACTCACCACGCTCCTTCTACGACGCGACCCGCGAGAAGCGCGGAATTCAG CTTTCGCCGGGACGGGAGTGCTCCGACACGGACCTGGAGCCCCCGCCGGCCTCCCAGAGCCAGGACTGCGAGCCCACGCCCCCGCTGCAGCGCCACAACTCCAGCAGCTTCTACCTGCCGCAGGTGAGCGATGCCGGCGGTCTGAACGGCAGCGTTTCCACgggcggcggcggaggaggagggggCGGAGGCGGGGACTCACCGCGCCACATGCGTCTCTACCATCCGCGTCACAGTCCGCACGCGAGGCCCAG GGGTCTGGATCCGCAGCGGGGCTATACGAGTGATGCCCTATCGCCGGACCATCCCGTGGGCTATGGCGTCGGCGTCAACGGaccgcagcaacagcagcagcagcaacaacaacaggcactggcggcggcagcggcggcggcggcggtggcagCACAAAATCAACGCAGCGCAACTACcacggccacgcccaccatGCAGCAGCGGATCAAGCCGCTGGGCGTGGCCACGCCCCTGGTGATGGCGAGTCCAGTGCGAAG ATCTAACCCGGGCACGCCCACCCAGCCGAGACGCCCCGATTTCATCGGACTGAACGCCCAGGCGGtggcgcagcagcagcagcagcaacagcaacaacaggcagcggcagcagcggcCTACTACGAGTACACCAGCGGTCTGCCGCCGCAGCATCCGCAGGCGCCCAGcatccagcagcagcagcagcaactgctcCTCCAGCAGCAGCGCGTCCTCATgcagcaccagcaacagcagcagg ccctgcagcagcagcagcagcaacaggcaGCGGTGCATGCCGCCCATCCGCAGCACGCTGCTTTGGCGCAGGCGGCCTACGGCGGCAGTCCGCAGCGGCGCTTCCTCTCCGAGGGCGAACTGGTGCGCCAGGGTGCCGGCGGAGGCGTGGCCGGCGGCGAGCTGTCCTACGCGCGCTCCAACAACACGGTGGATAACATACGAGAGCTGGCCGGCAGTCCGCAGCGAGGCGTTTACATGTGGAAGGACACGTCGCCGGGCTTCACCAGCTCCGTtggacaacaacaacagcagcagcagcagcagctgggaCAGCAGGTGGTCAGCAGTGGTATTGGCAGCAGTGCGGGCACGCTGTCCAGCAGTGGAGCCGCCGCCGTCGGTGTGATGCCGCATGCCCAGTACATGCAGGCGGGCGGTGGAGCCCATCCGCTGATAATGACGCACTCGCGACTCCAGGACTATGCCatccagcagcaacagcagcaacaacaggcggcggcagcagcggcggcagcagcCTCATATCATCGCTCCAATCCGACTAGTCCCACCACCATGCCACAGGTGTCCGGAGCCGGCCAGAGCTATATAGTGCGCTATGGAGGCGGCGGAGCGGCTGGAGCCGGCGGCAGCAGTGGCAGCTTGGCCAGCGTGACGGCCACCAATCCAGCCAGCGGAGGGGGAGGCTATCAGCCGGCACTGCGCGGCGGAGTGGCCGTGTTTCCGCCCAATCCGCTGGGCAATCCTCAGACGCAGCCCTCGCCACAGATCAAGCGAAAACAAACGCCCACGCGGCCCATGAGCTTTGTGCGTGCGCTGGAAATGACCGACTCCATGGAGATGCAATCGctggagcagcagcagaacGGCGGAATTCCCGGCAGCGGATCGGTGGGAAACAATCAGCAGGCTGgaggaggcggcggcggcggaggtggtggtggtggacaCCTGATGCAGAGCAACGCCTCCAATTCGGGCACTCCGGATAGAGCCAGCATCTACGACATGAACTACGAGATCTCCGTATAA
- the LOC119558323 gene encoding ataxin-2 homolog isoform X2, translated as MPKCDVKTRYIPATFAWMVLLLTTCLFFFYPCQYYVKSHPWVLAYQGVITFFVLANFTLATFMDPGIIPKDCEEELRAPLYKNAEINGITVKMKWCVTCKFYRPPRCSHCSVCNHCIETFDHHCPWVNNCIGRRNYRFFFFFLVSLSIHMLSIFSLCLVYVLKIMPNIRDTAPIVAMILMGLVTILAIPIFGLTGFHMVLVSRGRTTNEQVTGKFKGGYNPFSRGCWHNCCYTQFGPQYPSLLNPKKYASRRSQVQNQAISTICNDRSGQQTGAGGGAGGNGTAAAVGGGAVGSGGGGGGMRGTAVQYSPRSFYDATREKRGIQVKTYMAEGNGYNQRSGSTTLYSKLSPGRECSDTDLEPPPASQSQDCEPTPPLQRHNSSSFYLPQVSDAGGLNGSVSTGGGGGGGGGGGDSPRHMRLYHPRHSPHARPRGLDPQRGYTSDALSPDHPVGYGVGVNGPQQQQQQQQQQALAAAAAAAAVAAQNQRSATTTATPTMQQRIKPLGVATPLVMASPVRRSNPGTPTQPRRPDFIGLNAQAVAQQQQQQQQQQAAAAAAYYEYTSGLPPQHPQAPSIQQQQQQLLLQQQRVLMQHQQQQQALQQQQQQQAAVHAAHPQHAALAQAAYGGSPQRRFLSEGELVRQGAGGGVAGGELSYARSNNTVDNIRELAGSPQRGVYMWKDTSPGFTSSVGQQQQQQQQQLGQQVVSSGIGSSAGTLSSSGAAAVGVMPHAQYMQAGGGAHPLIMTHSRLQDYAIQQQQQQQQAAAAAAAAASYHRSNPTSPTTMPQVSGAGQSYIVRYGGGGAAGAGGSSGSLASVTATNPASGGGGYQPALRGGVAVFPPNPLGNPQTQPSPQIKRKQTPTRPMSFVRALEMTDSMEMQSLEQQQNGGIPGSGSVGNNQQAGGGGGGGGGGGGHLMQSNASNSGTPDRASIYDMNYEISV; from the exons CTGCCAGTACTACGTGAAGAGCCATCCATGGGTGCTGGCCTACCAGGGCGTGATCACATTCTTCGTGCTGGCCAACTTCACGCTGGCCACCTTCATGGACCCGGGCATCATCCCCAAAG ACTGCGAGGAGGAGCTGCGCGCCCCGCTCTACAAGAATGCCGAGATCAACGGCATCACCGTCAAGATGAAGTGGTGCGTCACCTGTAAGTTCTACCGCCCGCCACGCTGCTCCCACTGCTCCGTCTGCAACCACTGCATAGAG ACCTTCGATCATCACTGTCCGTGGGTCAACAACTGCATCGGCAGGCGGAACTACAGGTTCTTTTTCTTCTTCCTGGTATCGCTATCCATTCACATGCTGAGCATCTTCTCGCTGTGCCTGGTCTACGTGCTGAAGATAATGCCCAACATCAGGGACACGGCGCCCATTGTCGC CATGATCCTGATGGGCCTGGTGACCATTTTGGCCATCCCCATTTTCGGTCTGACCGGCTTCCACATGGTTCTGGTGTCACGGGGTCGGACGACCAACGAACAGGTGACGGGAAAGTTCAAAGGTGGCTACAATCCGTTCTcgcgcggctgctggcacaaCTGCTGCTACACACAGTTCGGACCCCAGTATCCCAG CTTACTGAACCCGAAGAAGTACGCCTCGCGGAGGTCGCAGGTGCAGAACCAGGCGATCAGCACCATTTGCAACGACAGGAGCGGACAGCAGACGGGCGCCGGGGGCGGGGCCGGCGGCAATGGGACCGCCGCAGCGGTGGGCGGCGGAGCGGTGGGCAGCGGGGGAGGCGGGGGCGGTATGCGCGGCACTGCGGTGCAGTACTCACCACGCTCCTTCTACGACGCGACCCGCGAGAAGCGCGGAATTCAGGTAAAGACTTATATGGCCGAGGGCAATGGTTATAATCAACGGTCGGGCAGCACAACGCTTTACAGTAAG CTTTCGCCGGGACGGGAGTGCTCCGACACGGACCTGGAGCCCCCGCCGGCCTCCCAGAGCCAGGACTGCGAGCCCACGCCCCCGCTGCAGCGCCACAACTCCAGCAGCTTCTACCTGCCGCAGGTGAGCGATGCCGGCGGTCTGAACGGCAGCGTTTCCACgggcggcggcggaggaggagggggCGGAGGCGGGGACTCACCGCGCCACATGCGTCTCTACCATCCGCGTCACAGTCCGCACGCGAGGCCCAG GGGTCTGGATCCGCAGCGGGGCTATACGAGTGATGCCCTATCGCCGGACCATCCCGTGGGCTATGGCGTCGGCGTCAACGGaccgcagcaacagcagcagcagcaacaacaacaggcactggcggcggcagcggcggcggcggcggtggcagCACAAAATCAACGCAGCGCAACTACcacggccacgcccaccatGCAGCAGCGGATCAAGCCGCTGGGCGTGGCCACGCCCCTGGTGATGGCGAGTCCAGTGCGAAG ATCTAACCCGGGCACGCCCACCCAGCCGAGACGCCCCGATTTCATCGGACTGAACGCCCAGGCGGtggcgcagcagcagcagcagcaacagcaacaacaggcagcggcagcagcggcCTACTACGAGTACACCAGCGGTCTGCCGCCGCAGCATCCGCAGGCGCCCAGcatccagcagcagcagcagcaactgctcCTCCAGCAGCAGCGCGTCCTCATgcagcaccagcaacagcagcagg ccctgcagcagcagcagcagcaacaggcaGCGGTGCATGCCGCCCATCCGCAGCACGCTGCTTTGGCGCAGGCGGCCTACGGCGGCAGTCCGCAGCGGCGCTTCCTCTCCGAGGGCGAACTGGTGCGCCAGGGTGCCGGCGGAGGCGTGGCCGGCGGCGAGCTGTCCTACGCGCGCTCCAACAACACGGTGGATAACATACGAGAGCTGGCCGGCAGTCCGCAGCGAGGCGTTTACATGTGGAAGGACACGTCGCCGGGCTTCACCAGCTCCGTtggacaacaacaacagcagcagcagcagcagctgggaCAGCAGGTGGTCAGCAGTGGTATTGGCAGCAGTGCGGGCACGCTGTCCAGCAGTGGAGCCGCCGCCGTCGGTGTGATGCCGCATGCCCAGTACATGCAGGCGGGCGGTGGAGCCCATCCGCTGATAATGACGCACTCGCGACTCCAGGACTATGCCatccagcagcaacagcagcaacaacaggcggcggcagcagcggcggcagcagcCTCATATCATCGCTCCAATCCGACTAGTCCCACCACCATGCCACAGGTGTCCGGAGCCGGCCAGAGCTATATAGTGCGCTATGGAGGCGGCGGAGCGGCTGGAGCCGGCGGCAGCAGTGGCAGCTTGGCCAGCGTGACGGCCACCAATCCAGCCAGCGGAGGGGGAGGCTATCAGCCGGCACTGCGCGGCGGAGTGGCCGTGTTTCCGCCCAATCCGCTGGGCAATCCTCAGACGCAGCCCTCGCCACAGATCAAGCGAAAACAAACGCCCACGCGGCCCATGAGCTTTGTGCGTGCGCTGGAAATGACCGACTCCATGGAGATGCAATCGctggagcagcagcagaacGGCGGAATTCCCGGCAGCGGATCGGTGGGAAACAATCAGCAGGCTGgaggaggcggcggcggcggaggtggtggtggtggacaCCTGATGCAGAGCAACGCCTCCAATTCGGGCACTCCGGATAGAGCCAGCATCTACGACATGAACTACGAGATCTCCGTATAA
- the LOC119558323 gene encoding ataxin-2 homolog isoform X1 has product MPKCDVKTRYIPATFAWMVLLLTTCLFFFYPCQYYVKSHPWVLAYQGVITFFVLANFTLATFMDPGIIPKASPDEDCEEELRAPLYKNAEINGITVKMKWCVTCKFYRPPRCSHCSVCNHCIETFDHHCPWVNNCIGRRNYRFFFFFLVSLSIHMLSIFSLCLVYVLKIMPNIRDTAPIVAMILMGLVTILAIPIFGLTGFHMVLVSRGRTTNEQVTGKFKGGYNPFSRGCWHNCCYTQFGPQYPSLLNPKKYASRRSQVQNQAISTICNDRSGQQTGAGGGAGGNGTAAAVGGGAVGSGGGGGGMRGTAVQYSPRSFYDATREKRGIQVKTYMAEGNGYNQRSGSTTLYSKLSPGRECSDTDLEPPPASQSQDCEPTPPLQRHNSSSFYLPQVSDAGGLNGSVSTGGGGGGGGGGGDSPRHMRLYHPRHSPHARPRGLDPQRGYTSDALSPDHPVGYGVGVNGPQQQQQQQQQQALAAAAAAAAVAAQNQRSATTTATPTMQQRIKPLGVATPLVMASPVRRSNPGTPTQPRRPDFIGLNAQAVAQQQQQQQQQQAAAAAAYYEYTSGLPPQHPQAPSIQQQQQQLLLQQQRVLMQHQQQQQALQQQQQQQAAVHAAHPQHAALAQAAYGGSPQRRFLSEGELVRQGAGGGVAGGELSYARSNNTVDNIRELAGSPQRGVYMWKDTSPGFTSSVGQQQQQQQQQLGQQVVSSGIGSSAGTLSSSGAAAVGVMPHAQYMQAGGGAHPLIMTHSRLQDYAIQQQQQQQQAAAAAAAAASYHRSNPTSPTTMPQVSGAGQSYIVRYGGGGAAGAGGSSGSLASVTATNPASGGGGYQPALRGGVAVFPPNPLGNPQTQPSPQIKRKQTPTRPMSFVRALEMTDSMEMQSLEQQQNGGIPGSGSVGNNQQAGGGGGGGGGGGGHLMQSNASNSGTPDRASIYDMNYEISV; this is encoded by the exons CTGCCAGTACTACGTGAAGAGCCATCCATGGGTGCTGGCCTACCAGGGCGTGATCACATTCTTCGTGCTGGCCAACTTCACGCTGGCCACCTTCATGGACCCGGGCATCATCCCCAAAG CCTCGCCCGACGAAGACTGCGAGGAGGAGCTGCGCGCCCCGCTCTACAAGAATGCCGAGATCAACGGCATCACCGTCAAGATGAAGTGGTGCGTCACCTGTAAGTTCTACCGCCCGCCACGCTGCTCCCACTGCTCCGTCTGCAACCACTGCATAGAG ACCTTCGATCATCACTGTCCGTGGGTCAACAACTGCATCGGCAGGCGGAACTACAGGTTCTTTTTCTTCTTCCTGGTATCGCTATCCATTCACATGCTGAGCATCTTCTCGCTGTGCCTGGTCTACGTGCTGAAGATAATGCCCAACATCAGGGACACGGCGCCCATTGTCGC CATGATCCTGATGGGCCTGGTGACCATTTTGGCCATCCCCATTTTCGGTCTGACCGGCTTCCACATGGTTCTGGTGTCACGGGGTCGGACGACCAACGAACAGGTGACGGGAAAGTTCAAAGGTGGCTACAATCCGTTCTcgcgcggctgctggcacaaCTGCTGCTACACACAGTTCGGACCCCAGTATCCCAG CTTACTGAACCCGAAGAAGTACGCCTCGCGGAGGTCGCAGGTGCAGAACCAGGCGATCAGCACCATTTGCAACGACAGGAGCGGACAGCAGACGGGCGCCGGGGGCGGGGCCGGCGGCAATGGGACCGCCGCAGCGGTGGGCGGCGGAGCGGTGGGCAGCGGGGGAGGCGGGGGCGGTATGCGCGGCACTGCGGTGCAGTACTCACCACGCTCCTTCTACGACGCGACCCGCGAGAAGCGCGGAATTCAGGTAAAGACTTATATGGCCGAGGGCAATGGTTATAATCAACGGTCGGGCAGCACAACGCTTTACAGTAAG CTTTCGCCGGGACGGGAGTGCTCCGACACGGACCTGGAGCCCCCGCCGGCCTCCCAGAGCCAGGACTGCGAGCCCACGCCCCCGCTGCAGCGCCACAACTCCAGCAGCTTCTACCTGCCGCAGGTGAGCGATGCCGGCGGTCTGAACGGCAGCGTTTCCACgggcggcggcggaggaggagggggCGGAGGCGGGGACTCACCGCGCCACATGCGTCTCTACCATCCGCGTCACAGTCCGCACGCGAGGCCCAG GGGTCTGGATCCGCAGCGGGGCTATACGAGTGATGCCCTATCGCCGGACCATCCCGTGGGCTATGGCGTCGGCGTCAACGGaccgcagcaacagcagcagcagcaacaacaacaggcactggcggcggcagcggcggcggcggcggtggcagCACAAAATCAACGCAGCGCAACTACcacggccacgcccaccatGCAGCAGCGGATCAAGCCGCTGGGCGTGGCCACGCCCCTGGTGATGGCGAGTCCAGTGCGAAG ATCTAACCCGGGCACGCCCACCCAGCCGAGACGCCCCGATTTCATCGGACTGAACGCCCAGGCGGtggcgcagcagcagcagcagcaacagcaacaacaggcagcggcagcagcggcCTACTACGAGTACACCAGCGGTCTGCCGCCGCAGCATCCGCAGGCGCCCAGcatccagcagcagcagcagcaactgctcCTCCAGCAGCAGCGCGTCCTCATgcagcaccagcaacagcagcagg ccctgcagcagcagcagcagcaacaggcaGCGGTGCATGCCGCCCATCCGCAGCACGCTGCTTTGGCGCAGGCGGCCTACGGCGGCAGTCCGCAGCGGCGCTTCCTCTCCGAGGGCGAACTGGTGCGCCAGGGTGCCGGCGGAGGCGTGGCCGGCGGCGAGCTGTCCTACGCGCGCTCCAACAACACGGTGGATAACATACGAGAGCTGGCCGGCAGTCCGCAGCGAGGCGTTTACATGTGGAAGGACACGTCGCCGGGCTTCACCAGCTCCGTtggacaacaacaacagcagcagcagcagcagctgggaCAGCAGGTGGTCAGCAGTGGTATTGGCAGCAGTGCGGGCACGCTGTCCAGCAGTGGAGCCGCCGCCGTCGGTGTGATGCCGCATGCCCAGTACATGCAGGCGGGCGGTGGAGCCCATCCGCTGATAATGACGCACTCGCGACTCCAGGACTATGCCatccagcagcaacagcagcaacaacaggcggcggcagcagcggcggcagcagcCTCATATCATCGCTCCAATCCGACTAGTCCCACCACCATGCCACAGGTGTCCGGAGCCGGCCAGAGCTATATAGTGCGCTATGGAGGCGGCGGAGCGGCTGGAGCCGGCGGCAGCAGTGGCAGCTTGGCCAGCGTGACGGCCACCAATCCAGCCAGCGGAGGGGGAGGCTATCAGCCGGCACTGCGCGGCGGAGTGGCCGTGTTTCCGCCCAATCCGCTGGGCAATCCTCAGACGCAGCCCTCGCCACAGATCAAGCGAAAACAAACGCCCACGCGGCCCATGAGCTTTGTGCGTGCGCTGGAAATGACCGACTCCATGGAGATGCAATCGctggagcagcagcagaacGGCGGAATTCCCGGCAGCGGATCGGTGGGAAACAATCAGCAGGCTGgaggaggcggcggcggcggaggtggtggtggtggacaCCTGATGCAGAGCAACGCCTCCAATTCGGGCACTCCGGATAGAGCCAGCATCTACGACATGAACTACGAGATCTCCGTATAA